The Coffea arabica cultivar ET-39 chromosome 3c, Coffea Arabica ET-39 HiFi, whole genome shotgun sequence genome contains a region encoding:
- the LOC113734571 gene encoding putative late blight resistance protein homolog R1A-3: MLRFGYNAFEECNFGAAFLDIRFHKTFVMCARKWSHSNDLYLESENVVKKVSLPSFLSCIEDNVHKYEEDFQYSFCHDISAFDGSGLGRVPYEVFSEFLKQIKSFKQEIIQVYFTLPSSRSLESNSCMPVDELIEFIDLILENLADLTTVYLGIIDDMDPQVSAQFQALEAKLTFLKNFIPFAKLRGTADIPALLLAHFEVVTLNAAHLFYMCSVWDGKERHNPEFCSMIYEQQQKITPIDFQVYEIYMEVLRATRSSKSLHNRMMDKQILKNFNDSLISCLWQLLCCSSSFMDSLKDEMRILYAGLRFLRSILREQQEKMDEQNEKIGALLCEAGIIICLPSLNRVKEGEVSFSERTEALDCYDMLANTNIHIKHFKDQISGSSIIESLPSFHSLRAPEVSKTSSHILSKGKMPIAHEVMVGLDDEAAKVIERLIWGPEQVEIVPIVGMAGLGKTTLAKKVYNDSSVICNFHIRLWCTVSQEFNMKSLLIQILCSDGKRSRMDKELKNLNEHELLHKLYQRLKTKRYLVVFDDVWDIKVWNELRISFPDEKKGSRIIFTSRSSYVASQVEYGGKPHNLRPLSEKESFELLLKKVFRKEDCPQALCGIATKIAKKCRGLPLVVVVVAGVLATIGHDSLVWEEFAESLTSTMVSGTDQCKKSLELSYEHLPYHLKACLLYFAAFREDEKIGAKNLMRLWIAEGFVEKIEGKRSEVIAEEYLMDLIGRNLVMVSKSRSIGGVKTCYIHDLIFEFCKGEAKEKKFLQVLRGYDELSTFNEPPNLPRLSICSSGEDFIRSKLFCPYLGTLLFFDATPGDKFELRNISFLFCIYKQLKVLNLEGIMLRLKELPAEVESLLCLRYLALRAWKMEFIPPSIAKLSHLETFRLYSHQMVSLPDSIWNMKKLRHVHVRHGVVIPFSSNDNVVENLSTLPNLDTLSTLRLYLDKEGEKLLRRIPNIRRLKIFHLGDQNRVCCNMSRLECLESVTLGGFCLLGSVEHVELSFPMNLKELSLEALGLPCREMSLIEQLPNLEVLKLRVQSMEGRKWELMEGGLPKLRVLTLKCVAIVEWIETDPDSDDYFPCLQQLELDGISYLEMMPACLGRISTLETINVSFCGDGVKSLVREIEEAQKYNGNENLKIIYRKY, from the coding sequence ATGCTCCGTTTCGGGTACAATGCGTTTGAAGAATGCAATTTTGGAGCTGCGTTCCTGGATATAAGATTTCACAAAACATTTGTTATGTGTGCAAGAAAGTGGAGCCACAGCAATGATTTGTACTTGGAATCTGAGAATGTTGTGAAGAAGGTGAGTCTTCCATCTTTCTTATCTTGCATTGAAGATAACGTTCACAAATATGAGGAGGACTTTCAGTACTCGTTTTGCCATGATATATCAGCATTTGATGGCAGTGGCCTAGGTCGTGTTCCCTATGAAGTGTTTTCTGAGTTTTTGAAACAGATCAAATCATTTAAGCAAGAAATCATCCAAGTTTACTTTACTTTGCCAAGCAGCAGATCATTGGAATCAAATTCTTGCATGCCAGTTGATGAACTAATCGAATTTATAGACCTCATTCTAGAAAATCTAGCGGATTTAACAACTGTCTATTTGGGTATTATTGATGATATGGATCCCCAAGTTAGTGCTCAATTCCAAGCCCTTGAAGCAAAGCTAACATTCTTGAAAAACTTCATTCCCTTTGCCAAATTGCGAGGAACTGCAGATATTCCTGCCTTGCTATTGGCTCACTTTGAAGTGGTGACTTTGAACGCAGCACACCTCTTTTACATGTGCTCTGTTTGGGATGGTAAGGAGCGGCACAATCCTGAGTTCTGCTCCATGATATATGAGCAACAACAGAAAATCACACCTATTGATTTTCAAGTCTATGAGATTTATATGGAAGTTCTTAGAGCTACAAGATCCTCAAAATCATTGCATAATAGAATGATGGATAAGCAGATATTGAAAAACTTCAATGATTCTCTCATAAGTTGTCTCTGGCAGCTGTTATGCTGCAGCTCTAGCTTTATGGATTCTTTGAAAGATGAAATGCGAATACTCTATGCAGGACTGAGGTTCTTGAGAAGCATTTTAAGGGAGCAGCAGGAGAAGATGGATGAACAAAACGAAAAAATTGGTGCTCTTCTTTGTGAGGCAGGCATTATAATTTGCTTGCCTTCTCTAAACAGAGTGAAGGAAGGAGAAGTTAGCTTCTCAGAAAGAACAGAGGCCCTTGACTGTTATGATATGCTGGCTAATACCAACATCCATATCAAGCATTTTAAGGATCAGATCAGTGGCTCAAGCATTATTGAAAGTCTTCCTTCCTTTCACAGCTTAAGAGCACCAGAAGTTAGCAAGACTTCCAGCCACATTCTATCAAAAGGTAAAATGCCAATAGCCCACGAAGTCATGGTTGGTCTCGATGACGAGGCAGCAAAAGTAATTGAACGACTTATATGGGGACCAGAACAGGTGGAAATTGTTCCTATTGTGGGAATGGCTGGGCTTGGTAAGACAACTTTAGCcaaaaaagtttacaatgacAGTTCAGTAATCTGTAACTTCCACATTCGTCTTTGGTGCACTGTTTCTCAAGAATTTAACATGAAAAGCTTGTTAATACAAATTTTGTGTTCTGATGGAAAACGGTCAAGGATGGACAAAGAGCTTAAAAACTTGAATGAACATGAATTGCTTCACAAGCTCTATCAAAGGCTGAAGACGAAGAGGTATCTTGTTGTTTTTGATGATGTCTGGGACATTAAGGTATGGAATGAGCTGAGAATTTCATTCCCcgatgaaaagaaaggaagtagAATCATCTTCACGAGTCGATCTTCTTATGTGGCTTCACAGGTTGAATATGGCGGGAAACCTCACAATCTTCGTCCACTCAGTGAGAAAGAAAGTTTTGAATTACTGCTGAAGAAGGTATTTAGAAAAGAAGATTGTCCTCAAGCATTGTGTGGAATTGCTACGAAGATTGCCAAGAAGTGCAGGGGATTGCCACTAGTAGTTGTTGTTGTTGCTGGAGTTCTGGCAACTATAGGGCATGATAGTTTGGTTTGGGAAGAATTTGCTGAAAGTTTAACTTCAACCATGGTGTCTGGTACAGACCAGTGCAAGAAGTCATTGGAGCTCAGTTATGAGCATTTACCGTATCACTTGAAGGCATGCTTGCTGTATTTTGCTGCATTTCGAGAAGATGAAAAAATTGGTGCCAAGAATTTGATGCGTCTATGGATTGCAGAAGGGTTTGTggaaaaaattgaaggaaaaagaTCGGAGGTCATTGCAGAAGAATATCTGATGGACCTAATTGGTCGAAACTTAGTTATGGTAAGTAAAAGCAGATCCATTGGTGGAGTCAAAACTTGTTACATTCACGATTTGATTTTTGAGTTCTGTAAGGGCGAggctaaagaaaagaaatttcttcaGGTCCTGCGAGGATATGATGAGCTCTCTACCTTTAATGAGCCTCCCAACCTACCTCGGTTGTCCATTTGCTCCAGTGGAGAAGATTTTATAAGGTCAAAGCTATTTTGTCCATATTTAGGTACTCTGCTATTCTTTGATGCTACTCCAGGAGATAAGTTTGAGTTGCGTAACATCTCCTTCCTTTTTTGCATCTACAAACAACTTAAAGTTTTGAATTTAGAGGGCATTATGCTAAGGCTGAAGGAGCTTCCAGCTGAAGTTGAATCACTTCTTTGTTTGAGGTACTTAGCCCTTAGAGCTTGGAAAATGGAATTCATTCCACCATCTATAGCCAAGCTCTCACATTTGGAAACCTTTCGTCTATATTCTCACCAGATGGTTTCATTGCCAGATAGCATCTGGAACATGAAGAAGTTGAGGCATGTACATGTAAGGCATGGCGTCGTTATTCCTTTCTCTTCCAATGACAATGTTGTTGAAAACCTCTCTACTTTACCTAATTTAGACACACTCTCTACTCTGCGTCTTTATCTTGATAAAGAAGGAGAGAAACTGTTGAGAAGGATTCCCAACATTCGCCGACTTAAAATTTTCCATTTGGGGGATCAAAACAGAGTATGCTGCAACATGAGTCGACTAGAATGCCTAGAGTCAGTCACCTTAGGGGGCTTCTGCCTCTTAGGCTCAGTGGAACATGTTGAGCTTTCTTTTCCCATGAATTTGAAAGAGTTGAGTCTTGAAGCTCTGGGTCTTCCCTGTAGAGAAATGTCATTGATTGAACAACTACCCAATCTTGAAGTCCTCAAATTAAGAGTCCAGTCAATGGAGGGCCGAAAATGGGAGCTGATGGAAGGAGGATTACCTAAACTCAGGGTCTTGACTTTGAAATGTGTAGCGATTGTTGAGTGGATAGAGACAGACCCTGACAGTGATGATTACTTCCCTTGCCTTCAGCAATTAGAACTCGACGGAATTTCTTATTTGGAAATGATGCCTGCTTGTTTAGGGCGTATATCAACTCTTGAAACAATTAATGTGAGTTTTTGCGGAGATGGCGTCAAATCTTTAGTACGGGAAATTGAAGAAGCACAGAAATATAATGGAAATGAGAATCTGAAGATCATTTATAGAAAATATTGA